GAGTGAATCGCTTAGTGCGTCGTTCGAACCGCTTGTTCGCCTCTGAGTACGCCGGTAGAGCGTCGCTGTCGGCCGCTGGGTCGAGAGAATTGATCTTTCGCAGGTTCTTGTCGTAGCCGCGCACGACGAGCCAATGACCGATATCGGCGCCTTCCGGGTGTCCGTTGTAATGGTCACGCGTCGCGAGTTCGAGTGTGGATGCGGCGAACGGGTGGCCATGATCGATGCTGTAACGCATTGCCTTCCGTACCCGCCTCGGGCTTGGGCTCTTGTGCTGCTGGTAGTACCCGCGGCTCCGGCCCTTCATCCAGCGGTTGAGGCCACGCTTGAAGTTCTTGCTAGCCCACGGGGTGACATGATGAACGTAGGTCCGCATGTGTGCGCGACCGCCCATCGTCTTCTCTCTCAGTCGAGCGTGATTGTAGCGACTGCGTTTCGGCCCGTCGTAGCGCGCGATCATCAGGCCAGTGGTGTTGCCACACGTGAAGGAGCGATTCTGAGAGTTGTGCCGAACCGGGAGCAGATTCTTGGTGCTCGGACACTCCTGCGGCGGATGGCACCCGGGTGCGCGCGACGCCTCGGTGCGGCCGTCCAACCGGACGTCGAGTGCTCGCTCCGTCTGTTGCTCCACGTTTCGATACTCCCGCTGTGACATGTCGCCCGCAAGATACGCTGAGTACGCGTTCCACAGTCGTTGCTTGGAGCCTACGTCTGCCTTCTCCCTGCGGCGTCAGGTGCATCTTCTTCCCGACGATGAAACCACCGCCTGTCGAGTTTCCCACAGGTCCGTCGTCGGCTGAGGCTGCTCCGCCCAGAGCAACCGACGCGATTAGCCAATGACGAAACTGCGGTTGTCGCAGCTAGACGTAATGCGAGCCGTCTCCCCGTCGGTACATCTGATGAGCGAAGACCCCCTACTCCGCGCGCGCGTCCGTGCCGTATGCATGTGTGCATGAGTCCGCCGTGTCGTGGACGATCAGGCCGCTGCGTTGCCTTCAGCGCCGGTACGTTCCTGGCCCTGGTTGGCGTTGCCCGCTGCCTTGTCTGTCACGCTCTATACGAGTTGAGACCGCCGCTGCGTTGCCCGCTGTCGTGTAGATTTTCAGCCTCGCTGGTGACCGGCGATGCGTCGGCGGGCGCTGGAGGTGTACTAGGCGTCAGCCGCTACGTAGGAGCGGCCGACTGCAGACTTGCTCAGCCGTCGTCGGCGCGGGTGTAGTACGCGACGAATACAGTGCCCGATTCGACGTCCCGCCGGTTGACACCGACTCGGTGCCGTTCGGCGTCGGGCAGGACCTCCGCCCAGGCCCATTCTGGGTTCGGCAGTACGTCCAACTCCCCGTCGAGCGTCACGTCGACGCCCCCGAGGACGGCGGTGTTTCTGCCGTACACAATGAGAGCCGGAGACTCGACTGCGGGTATATCGATCGCGGCCCCGGACCTGCCGCCCACTGGGTCGAGCGCCTGGTCGGCGAGTACGTACGTCACTCCTTGTACGGTGCGCTCCCGCGGCAGCGCGACGCCATGATCCACAACTCGTTCGCCGGTCATGTCATATACGCCGATACCGAGCCGCCCGTCGAACGGATTCTTCGCGGCGCCATCCTCCTCGACCCGATACTCGATCGTCACGGGTTCGCCCGCCACGACGCCGTGCCGACGCCAGTACCGACGGACATCGTCGACAGTCGCGACGCCTCCGACGCTGCCCGGGCCGAGCGCCTTGACGCGTTGGATTGCGTCGCCCTGTTTGCAGCCGGGGTCGATGCTCGACCCATTGACCTTTCCGACGCGGAACCAATCTGATGCCGAGGCGCCCGCACATTCGAAATCGACTAGAAAGTCCGTATCGTCCGGTGTGAACGTCAACCTCACCGATCGATCACCCTCGTCGCCGACCATCGAGTCCAGATTGGTGTCGCCGTTGACCGTGGCCGGGAACCGCTCGGATCCTCCTGGCCGTTCGGCAGGCATCGGAGCGCTGGTGGTATCGCTGAGAATCGCGAATCCCGACAACGTGATGACGACGATGAGGGCGGCGACAGCGGCCGCGGCGCCGGTGACGCGGCGCCGACGCTGCTGGGAGACCTTCGTACGAATCTGGGAGATGCGCTCGGGCACCGGTTCGTCGGCGTCGTCCGCACGTTCTCGGAACATGGCGCGCAGGTCGTTCTCGATCATCGAGACCGCGCCCCCTCTCCCGGATCCGCGGGTACGTACGCGTCGCCCAACCCCGGGTCAGTCCGAAGTCGAGCGAGCGCCTTGCTCGTCTGGCTCTTCACGGTACCCACCGAGCAGCCCATAGTTTCCGCAATCTGCGCTTCGCTCAAGTCCTCGTAGAAGCGTAGAACGAGCGTCGCACGTTGTCGCACCGGCAGCCGGCCGACCGCTTCCCAGAGATCGTTCTTCGGGCCCACCGCGTCGGTCGGATCTCCGCTACTTCGCTCGGGAAGCACCTCGGTGGGCCGCTCCCCGTTCGAGCGACGCCGTCGCCAGCTCAGGTGTTCGTTGACCAGCATCTTGTGGACGTACGCGACCGGACTCTCGTTGATGCGTTTCCATTTGCGCCAGGCCTTCGCTAGTACCGTCTGAACGAGGTCCTCGGCCAGATGCGTGTCCCGAGTCAGCAGATACGCGGTGCGACGAAGAGCGCCCGCTCGTGCGGCGACGAAGTCCTCGAACGGGATCGGTGCCTGCGTGCCGCCGCATTCAGCATCCGCACTCAAGTTCGCTGCTCCCCCATCTGCAGTGCGGCACTCGCCAACCACCTTGGCCAGCCTTGGCCCGTGGTGACCATATCGAATCGGCACCGTACGTGCATGTGGCCAGCCCTGCGCCCGATGGGTTGCCGGCAAACAAAAAGTGGCCACCGAACCTCACGGTTCGATGGCCACTCTGAGAGGGACCTCACATCAGCGGCAGGTGCCCTTCTGAGCCTTGATCCTCTTCTTGATCGTCAGGAACTTCTTCTTCGAGCTCTTCGGCAGCTTCACCGTGGTCTGCCCGACCACTCGGTACGTACGGACCTCGCGAGGGCAGAACGTACGGACAACCGACTTGTTCCTCGCGGCCTTCTTACTCGAGGTCTTCTTGTACTTGTTCGAAGCCTTCGTCTGGATCAGGCGCACCGAGTTCCAGATCTTCGGGACCTTCTGGTTACAAGTGGTCTTCGAGATGCTCTTGATCCGCTTGCCGCCCTTGCCCACCTTCGGCAGGAACTTCAGCGTGAGCCCACACTTGACCTTCTTGCGGGGCGACTTGGCGGCCGCGGCGACTGTGTCCGTCGTGGTGGCCGACTTGCTCGACGTGGTGACGCTCTGGCCGTCGGTCGCGCCGGTGGCGTTGGCCGGGCCGGCGACGATCGCACCGGCCGAGAGCACCGCGGCGGCGACGGTCAGTCCCTGTACGCGCTTCGTTGCTGTCATAGTTGTTTTCCCACTCCCCGAGCTCTGGTGAGCTCGTCTCAATCTTGCGTACCAAGCGCACGGGCGTGTCATCGACACGGTGCGCCGTGTCTGCAGCCGCCAAGATTACGGGACGCTGGTGCCAGCGGCCAATTCGGCTTGCGACAATCGAGACATGACACCGCCGCACATCGCGATCCCGACCGCCCTGCTCCCCGCCGATGGACGCTTCGGATCCGGACCGTCCAAGGTCCGTACGGAGGCGGTCGACGCCCTGGCCGCGACGGGCACAATGCTTCTCGGCACGTCACATCGGCAGGCGCCCGTGCGAGACCTCGTCGGGCGGGTCCGCGAAGGCCTGCGCACCCTGCTCGGCGTACCCGACGACTACGCGGTCGTCCTCGGCGTCGGCGGCGCGACGGCGTTCTTCGACGCCGCGACGTTCGGGCTCGTTCGCGCGCGCAGCCAACACCTCGTGCACGGAGAGTTCACCTCGAAGTTCGCGACCGCCGTCTCGAAGACGCCGTTCCTCGACCCGCCGAGCGTGCTCGAGAGCGCACTCACGACGCATCCCACACCGAAGGCAGAGGTCGGCATCGACGTCTACGCGTGGGCGCACAACGAGACATCGACCGGCGTGATGTCACCCGTACACCCGGTGGCCGACGCCGACCCGGACGCCCTCGTGGTGATCGACGCGACCTCGGGCGCCGGTTCGCTGCCCGTTGACATCGCAGACACCGACGTCTACTTCTTCGCACCACAGAAGGTGTTCGCGTCCGACGGCGGACTCTGGCTGGCAACCATGTCACCGGCTGCCGTCGACCGAGTACGCGAGATCGAGGCGTCCGGAAGGTGGGTCCCGGCGTTCCTCGACCTCGTCGGCGCCATCGATAACTCGGCCAAGAACCAGACGTACAACACGCCGTCGCTCGCGTCGCTGTTCCTGATGGCCGAGCAGACCGACTGGATGCTCGACAACGGCGGCCTCGACTGGGCGGTCGACCGCGTGACCAGCTCGTCCACGTCCTTGTACGACTGGGCGGAGGCGTCCACGTACGCGGCGCCGTTCGTACCGAACCCCGTCGACCGCTCGCTCGTCGTCGGCACGATAGACCTCGACGGCGTCGACGCGAAACAGGTCAGCTCGGTGCTGAGAGCCAACGGTGTCGTCGACATCGACGGCTATCGGGGACTCGACCGCAACCAACTGCGCATAGCGATGTATCCGGCGGTCGAGCCCGATGATGTGGCCGCGCTCACCGCGTGCATCGACCACGTCGTCGAGCGCCTCACACGCTGAGCCGCACGTATATGCCCCATTTTCGGCGAAATCGGGGCTGAAACGTGCGGCCCAGCGGGGTGGTGTTACTGGCGGCGCCCGCTCCGGCGGGCTGCGATCACGATCCAGACGACGAGTACGAGGAGCAGAATCCCCAACCCGATAAGGATCTTGATGCCGAGGTCGAGCATCGACTCATCGTCGGCCGTACGCTCCGAAGCGCCGCTCTCGGACGACTTCGAGCCCGACTTCGGCTTCGCTTCGGGTGGCGGGGGCAGATCGACCCGCAGAATCGGTGACGGGAGACCCTCGGTTCCGATCAGGAACGACTTACCGTCGGGTTCGACCGCGAGAGACTCTCCTTGCCGCTGCGCGGGCAGCCCCGTCGACCAGGTCTCCTTCCAGGTCTTCGCGTCGTACGCGACCGCGTTGCCGTACGTACGCAGCACCACCCGCTCGCCGTTCGGCGTGAATTCGCCGTCGGTGACGATCCCTGGCGCACGCACTCCGCGGACCGGGCGGAGTACGTTCGGGCGGCCAGTACGCAAGCGCCTCGGCGCGCGGTACACCTGCCCGGAAACGAGTCCCTTGGACACGATCAGGATGCGCCGCGACTTCGGTGCGACCAGCACAGCCTCGGCATCCTGCGCGCCACCTCGATAGCGCAGCGGGTAACGCTCCGGCGTGACCGTTGAGTCGCCTCGGCCGGGTTCGGGCAACGCATACAACGCGATGTCGGTACGCACACCTGAGTTGTCGCCGATGTCGGCTACCCACAGAGTGCCGTCCGAACCCATGCCGAGCGCCTCTGTGTCGGCGAGGTCGTAACCGGACAACGTCGTCACGCCGACGACCTCGCCGCTGCCTCGATCGATCGCGTACACAGCGGCCGTGTTGTCGGAATCGTTGATCGTGTAGAGCAGCGACGGGTCGTCCACGCTGATGGCGAGACCGCTCGACTCCGCAATGCGCTCGTCGGTGATGGTCGTGACCCGCTCGGTGTCACCGCGGTCGCCAACAGCGTGAGCGGGAGCGACCGTCGCAATCAGTCCCGCAGCGATCGCGACGAGGGCCAGGCGTCTCATCGGCTGACCACGGAGGCCACCAACACCACGATCAGCAGGAGGACGAGCAACCCCGGGATCAGGAGTCGGCGGTAGCGCGGATGCACGAGGACAACGGTAGCCGCGGGCCGACGCTCAGTTGGAGGCGGCGTCGTTGGCCGCGGCGCGAACCTCCTGCTCGCGTACGCGCGCCCGGATGATGTCTGCGCGACTCGCGACCACCCAGGTCGGCCGCCGCCCGAACTTGGGGCGTACGACGAGTCCGGTGTGCCGGGTGAACAGCGCGATCGCCAGCAACGTACCGACGAGCGTGATCAGACCACCCGCGATGAGCGTCCAGCGGGCACCGAACACCTCGCCGATCCACCCGATGAACGGAGCTCCCAACGGCGTACCGCCGAGGAAGATCATCAGGTAGAGCGCAGACACCCGCCCGCGCATCTGTGGGTCGACCGACAACTGGATGGTCGCGTTCGCAGAGGTCACCATCGTCAGCGCCGTCAGCCCGAGGAGCGGCAGGATCACCGCGAACGTGAGGTACGTGGGCATCAGACCCGCCGCTACCTCGACGATTGCGAACGCGACGGCAGAGCCCACCACCAGCCGTTGGCGCGGGCGGGGTCGGCGCGCGGCGAGCAGCGCGCCCCCGAGCGACCCGATCGCCATGATCGAGCCGAGTAGTCCGTACTCCCCTGCGCCCTTGTCGAAGACCTCGGTCGCCATCAGCGCACTGGTCATCTGGAAGTTCATGCCGAACGTTCCGACGAAGAACACGGTCGCGAGGAGCAGCATAAGGTCAGGCCGGGATCGTACGTACCGGATGCCATCGCGGACAGCGCCCTTCGCGCGATCGGCAGGCTCGGAGGGATGTAGCTCGCGGGTGTCCAGGATCCGCAGGGAGTACAGCACCGCCAGGTAGCTCAACGCGTTGATGACGATCACCCAGCCGGTCGCCGCAGCGCCCGACCCGAGGGCCGCGATCATCACACCGGCGACGGCCGGACCGATCATCCGCCCGGAGTTGAACGACGCCGAGTTCAGACCCACGGCGTTCGACAGGTCGTCCGGGCCGACCATCTCGACGACGAAGGACTGTCGCGCCGGTGCGTCGAACGCCGTCGCGACGCCGAACGTGAACGCGAGAACGTAAACATGCCAAGGCACGGCGACACCGGTGATCGCGAGCACACCGAGCAGGGCGGCCGGGAGCGCCATCGCGATCTGGGTCATCGAGA
The sequence above is drawn from the Nocardioidaceae bacterium SCSIO 66511 genome and encodes:
- a CDS encoding C39 family peptidase; the protein is MEQQTERALDVRLDGRTEASRAPGCHPPQECPSTKNLLPVRHNSQNRSFTCGNTTGLMIARYDGPKRSRYNHARLREKTMGGRAHMRTYVHHVTPWASKNFKRGLNRWMKGRSRGYYQQHKSPSPRRVRKAMRYSIDHGHPFAASTLELATRDHYNGHPEGADIGHWLVVRGYDKNLRKINSLDPAADSDALPAYSEANKRFERRTKRFTRKFLQSHGIAA
- a CDS encoding SigE family RNA polymerase sigma factor; amino-acid sequence: MSADAECGGTQAPIPFEDFVAARAGALRRTAYLLTRDTHLAEDLVQTVLAKAWRKWKRINESPVAYVHKMLVNEHLSWRRRRSNGERPTEVLPERSSGDPTDAVGPKNDLWEAVGRLPVRQRATLVLRFYEDLSEAQIAETMGCSVGTVKSQTSKALARLRTDPGLGDAYVPADPGEGARSR
- the serC gene encoding phosphoserine transaminase; translation: MTPPHIAIPTALLPADGRFGSGPSKVRTEAVDALAATGTMLLGTSHRQAPVRDLVGRVREGLRTLLGVPDDYAVVLGVGGATAFFDAATFGLVRARSQHLVHGEFTSKFATAVSKTPFLDPPSVLESALTTHPTPKAEVGIDVYAWAHNETSTGVMSPVHPVADADPDALVVIDATSGAGSLPVDIADTDVYFFAPQKVFASDGGLWLATMSPAAVDRVREIEASGRWVPAFLDLVGAIDNSAKNQTYNTPSLASLFLMAEQTDWMLDNGGLDWAVDRVTSSSTSLYDWAEASTYAAPFVPNPVDRSLVVGTIDLDGVDAKQVSSVLRANGVVDIDGYRGLDRNQLRIAMYPAVEPDDVAALTACIDHVVERLTR
- a CDS encoding MFS transporter, giving the protein MSPTFRSLAIRNYRIYAAGALISNVGTWMQRVAQDWLVLQLTDNSGTALGITTGLQLLPALLMSPYAGLVADRFPKRTVLSMTQIAMALPAALLGVLAITGVAVPWHVYVLAFTFGVATAFDAPARQSFVVEMVGPDDLSNAVGLNSASFNSGRMIGPAVAGVMIAALGSGAAATGWVIVINALSYLAVLYSLRILDTRELHPSEPADRAKGAVRDGIRYVRSRPDLMLLLATVFFVGTFGMNFQMTSALMATEVFDKGAGEYGLLGSIMAIGSLGGALLAARRPRPRQRLVVGSAVAFAIVEVAAGLMPTYLTFAVILPLLGLTALTMVTSANATIQLSVDPQMRGRVSALYLMIFLGGTPLGAPFIGWIGEVFGARWTLIAGGLITLVGTLLAIALFTRHTGLVVRPKFGRRPTWVVASRADIIRARVREQEVRAAANDAASN